In Pyrus communis chromosome 8, drPyrComm1.1, whole genome shotgun sequence, one genomic interval encodes:
- the LOC137742654 gene encoding abscisic-aldehyde oxidase-like — protein sequence MANERDAAAGSGGSLVFAVNGERFELPTVDPSTTLLAFLRSQTRFKSVKLSCGEGGCGACVVLLSKYDPVVDEVKDFTASSCLTLLCSINGCSITTSEGLGNIKDGFHPIHQRIAGFHASQCGFCTPGMCVSLFGALVNAEKANRPDPPPGFSKLSVSEAEKSIAGNLCRCTGYRPIVDACKSFASDVDMEDLGFNSFWKKGDSKEVKVKSLPLYNRHGDICTFPDFLKKEICSSMSLDPTRYGWYNPLRVEELQNLLKDNDFDNANEMKLVVGNTGTGYYKELKRYDRYIDLRCVPELSMVKKDPVGVEFGATVTISKVIESLKKKDNGGSPSRGGDVSKKIANHMEKIASGFIRNTGSIGGNLVMAQRKCFPSDIATILLAVDSEVDIMNGARSETVMLEDFLKRPPLDPKSVLLSVKIPNWEAVRKVSPETDTMLLFETYRAAPRPLGRALAYLNAAFLAEVSFGKISNGIMVDRCRLAFGAYGTKHAIRARKVEEFLTGKVLSPGVLYDAIKLVRDVVVPEEGTTSPAYRSSLAAGFLFEFFSPLIDSESCKGFLGNTLLADASKLKRNKSASDKMRTVLSSGKQVIELSTEYDPVGKPITKSGGLIQASGEAVYVDDIPSPKNCLHGAFIYSTKPLARVKGIKFEPKSHPGVTALISFKDIPKSGENIGSKNFLGTEPLFANDHTEWAGQRLAFVVADTQKHADMATNFAVVDYNMEDVDPPILSVEEAVKRASFFEVPPFFYPKQVGDISNGMAAADHKIISAEIKLGSQYYFYMETQTALAVPDEDNCMVVYTSSQMPESTHSTIAKCLGIPENNVRVITRRVGGGFGGKAMQSMPVATACALAAHKLHRPVRIYLNRKTDMIMAGGRHPMKITYSVGFKSDGKITALELEILINAGISIDFSPLLPKSIVTALKKYDWGALTFDIKVCKTNTPSRSAMRAPGEVQGSFIAEAVIEHVASILSIEVDSVRSVNLHTSHSLDLFYEQSAGEPLEYTLPLIWNKLSMSSSFNPRTEIVKEFNRCNKWQKRGISRVPIVYEVSLRPTPGKVGILSDGSVVVEVGGIELGQGLWTKVKQVTAFALGSIQCDGSGDFLDKIRVVQSDTLSLIQGGMTAGSTTSETSCEAVRLCCNILVERLATLKGRLKEQMGSINWETLIQQASLQDVNLSASSYYVPDSASRTYLNYGAAVSEVEVNVLTGQTTILRSDIIYDCGQSLNPAVDLGQIEGSFVQGIGFFMLEEYSENSDGLVISEGTWTYKIPTVDTIPKQFNVEVLNSGHHKKHVLSSKASGEPPLLLAVSVHCATRAAIKESRKQLLQWGGLDGSASIFQLDVPATMPVVKELCGLEAVERYLEWIVGRE from the exons ATGGCCAACGAAAGAGACGCAGCGGCAGGAAGCGGTGGCAGCCTAGTTTTTGCAGTTAACGGAGAGAGGTTTGAGCTCCCGACCGTTGATCCTTCAACCACTCTGCTCGCCTTCTTGCGTTCTCAGACGAGATTCAAAAGTGTCAAGCTCAGCTGCGGTGaag GTGGTTGCGGTGCTTGTGTTGTGCTACTGTCCAAGTACGACCCTGTTGTCGACGAAGTGAAAGATTTTACTGCAAGTTCATGTCTCACTCTGCTTTGCAGTATAAATGGATGTTCAATTACAACATCCGAAGGCCTTGGAAATATCAAAGACGGGTTCCACCCAATTCACCAAAGGATTGCTGGTTTCCATGCTTCTCAATGCGGCTTTTGTACTCCTGGCATGTGTGTTTCACTCTTTGGAGCTCTTGTCAATGCTGAAAAGGCGAATAGACCTGATCCCCCTCCTGGGTTCTCCAAACTTTCTGTTTCCGAAGCTGAAAAGTCTATTGCAGGTAACCTCTGTCGATGTACTGGGTATCGACCAATTGTTGATGCCTGCAAAAGTTTCGCATCTGATGTTGACATGGAGGATTTGGGGTTCAACTCCTTTTGGAAAAAGGGAGATAGTAAGGAAGTAAAAGTAAAGAGTTTACCTCTATATAACCGTCATGGTGACATCTGTACATTTCCGGACttcttaaaaaaagaaatttgttctTCCATGTCTTTGGATCCTACGAGATATGGTTGGTACAATCCTCTTAGAGTTGAGGAGCTTCAAAACTTATTGAAAGATAATGATTTTGATAATGCAAACGAGATGAAATTAGTTGTTGGAAACACAGGGACGGGCTATTACAAGGAGCTAAAGCGCTATGACAGATACATTGATCTCAGATGTGTTCCTGAATTATCAATGGTTAAGAAAGACCCTGTGGGGGTTGAGTTCGGAGCAACTGTAACAATCTCTAAAGTTATTGAGTCtttgaagaagaaagacaaCGGTGGATCTCCATCAAGAGGTGGTGATGTGTCAAAAAAAATTGCCAATCATATGGAGAAAATTGCTTCAGGGTTCATCAGAAATACAGGTAGTATAGGAGGGAATTTGGTGATGGCACAGAGAAAATGTTTTCCTTCAGATATTGCTACAATACTTCTTGCTGTGGATTCAGAAGTAGATATAATGAATGGTGCTAGATCTGAAACGGTTATGTTAGAGGATTTTCTGAAAAGGCCTCCACTGGATCCGAAAAGTGTACTTTTAAGTGTTAAAATCCCAAATTGGGAAGCAGTTAGAAAAGTTTCTCCAGAAACCGACACCATGTTGCTTTTTGAAACCTATCGAGCTGCACCAAGACCCCTAGGAAGGGCATTAGCTTATTTAAATGCTGCCTTCCTAGCAGAGGTTTCGTTTGGTAAGATTTCCAATGGAATTATGGTGGATCGTTGTCGTCTGGCTTTTGGTGCTTATGGAACTAAACATGCAATTAGAGCAAGAAAGGTCGAGGAATTTTTAACTGGAAAAGTGCTGAGTCCTGGTGTTCTATATGACGCTATTAAATTAGTTAGGGATGTTGTGGTTCCTGAAGAAGGAACTACGAGCCCTGCTTACAGGTCAAGCTTGGCTGCCGGTTTTCTTTTCGAGTTCTTTAGCCCCTTAATTGACAGTGAAAGTTGCAAAGGATTCTTGGGAAATACTTTGTTGGCCGATGCTTCCAAGTTAAAAAGGAACAAAAGTGCTAGCGATAAGATGAGAACTGTTCTGTCATCTGGTAAACAGGTGATTGAATTAAGTACAGAGTATGATCCGGTTGGTAAACCAATTACAAAATCTGGAGGTCTCATACAAGCTTCAG GTGAGGCAGTCTATGTAGACGACATTCCATCTCCGAAAAATTGCTTACATGGAGCGTTCATTTATAGTACAAAGCCTTTGGCTAGAGTGAAGGGAataaaatttgaacctaaatcACATCCAGGAGTTACTGCACTGATATCTTTCAAAGATATTCCCAAGTCTGGGGAGAACATTGGGTCTAAGAATTTTCTTGGTACAGAACCTCTGTTTGCTAATGATCATACAGAATGGGCTGGTCAGCGTCTTGCTTTCGTG GTAGCAGATACGCAGAAACATGCAGATATGGCTACAAACTTTGCGGTGGTTGATTATAACATGGAAGATGTAGATCCACCTATCTTATCAGTCGAAGAGGCAGTTAAGAGAGCAAGTTTTTTTGAGGTCCCTCCTTTCTTCTATCCGAAACAGGTCGGTGACATATCAAATGGAATGGCTGCAGCTGATCACAAGATTATTTCTGCTGAG ATCAAACTTGGTTCACAATACTATTTCTACATGGAGACACAAACAGCCCTTGCTGTACCAGATGAAGACAACTGCATGGTGGTTTACACTTCAAGTCAAATGCCTGAGTCTACACACTCTACAATTGCAAAATGTCTTGGTATTCCTGAAAATAATGTTCGTGTAATTACAAGAAGGGTCGGAGGGGGCTTCGGTGGAAAGGCCATGCAATCAATGCCT GTCGCAACTGCATGTGCTCTTGCAGCACACAAATTACATAGACCTGTACGGATATATCTCAATCGCAAGACTGATATGATAATGGCTGGAGGAAGGCATCCCATGAAGATAACTTACAGTGTGGGATTCAAGTCTGATGGGAAGATTACAGCTTTAGAACTTGAGATATTGATAAATGCAGGGATTTCCATAGACTTTAGTCCATTATTGCCAAAAAGTATTGTGACTGCGCTTAAGAAGTATGACTGGGGTGCTCTGACTTTCGATATCAAGGTGTGCAAAACAAACACTCCAAGTAGGTCTGCTATGCGGGCCCCTGGGGAGGTGCAGGGGTCATTTATCGCTGAAGCTGTAATTGAACATGTAGCATCCATCCTTTCTATAGAAGTAGATTCTGTGAGAAGCGTTAATCTTCACACATCTCACAGCCTTGATTTGTTTTACGAGCAGAGCGCTGGTGAACCCCTGGAGTATACTTTACCATTGATATGGAACAAGTTGTCCATGTCTTCAAGCTTTAACCCAAGGACTGAGATTGTAAAAGAATTTAATAGGTGTAATAAATGGCAGAAAAGAGGAATTTCTCGAGTACCGATAGTGTATGAAGTGTCATTGAGGCCAACTCCGGGAAAAGTAGGCATTTTAAGTGATGGGTCTGTTGTTGTTGAAGTTGGAGGAATTGAACTGGGTCAGGGGCTCTGGACGAAGGTAAAACAGGTGACAGCTTTTGCTCTTGGTTCGATTCAATGTGATGGTAGTGGAGATTTCTTGGATAAAATACGGGTGGTGCAATCAGATACATTGAGCTTAATTCAAGGGGGAATGACTGCTGGGAGCACTACATCTGAGACAAGCTGTGAGGCAGTTAGACTTTGCTGTAATATTTTGGTTGAGAGGTTAGCTACTCTCAAAGGGAGATTGAAGGAGCAAATGGGCTCTATTAACTGGGAGACTCTTATTCAGCAG GCATCCTTGCAAGATGTGAACTTATCAGCAAGTTCTTATTATGTCCCTGATTCTGCTTCCAGGACATACCTTAACTATGGTGCTGCTGTGAGTGAG GTGGAGGTAAACGTTCTGACTGGACAAACCACAATTCTGCGATCGGATATTATCTACGATTGTGGTCAGAGTCTCAACCCTGCTGTGGATTTAGGACAG ATCGAAGGTTCTTTTGTTCAGGGTATTGGGTTTTTCATGCTTGAAGAATACTCGGAAAACTCTGATGGGTTGGTGATTTCAGAAGGTACATGGACATATAAGATTCCTACGGTGGACACCATACCCAAACAGTTCAATGTTGAAGTATTGAACAGTGGACATCATAAAAAACACGTGCTCTCTTCAAAAG CTTCTGGTGAGCCACCATTACTTCTTGCGGTTTCTGTTCACTGCGCTACAAGGGCTGCCATTAAAGAATCAAGAAAACAGCTTCTTCAGTGGGGCGGCCTAGATGGATCGGCATCAATATTCCAGTTAGATGTTCCTGCTACCATGCCTGTTGTGAAGGAGCTGTGTGGACTGGAAGCTGTGGAGAGGTACTTGGAATGGATTGTAGGCAGAGAATAA
- the LOC137743662 gene encoding pentatricopeptide repeat-containing protein At1g33350, producing MLNVNQLLAKCKTLNHLKQLHIFIITLGYGQSEIYAFKLVRFCLVTLPNANLPYARLIFDCLHYPNVYHYAAMIAGYASQSHHHSVFLLYRRMFCQGSPQPNHFIYPHILKSSPEVFKSHGTELVHTHIMKSGFGQYPVVQTALVDSYSRFRSDVGSARRVFDEMSEKNVVTWTAMISGYTRVGDIGGALLLFEKMPERDVPSWNAVIAGCTQNGQFSEAISLFKTMVHIAHGEKQRENRPNQVTAVCVLSACSHTGMLQLGKSMHNYVYKNALGPDSYVSNALVDMYGKCGSLKVARRVFDRTSQKSLTSWNSMINSYALHGDSDNAIGVFEDMIQCGADVRPDEVTFVGLFNACTHGGLVEKGISYFDLMTLGYGIEPQIEHYGCLIDLLGRAGRFEEAMEAVRGMKIEPDEVIWGSLLNGCKIYGRTDLAEIAVKRLIQLEPNNGAYGTMLANIYGQLGKWDDVRNVRKMLRERNAYKTPGCSWIEVDNQVYQFYSIDKSHPRTEEIYQILDILL from the coding sequence ATGTTGAATGTAAACCAATTACTTGCAAAATGCAAAACCCTCAACCATCTAAAGCAACTGCACATCTTTATCATCACTCTTGGTTACGGCCAGAGTGAAATCTACGCCTTCAAGCTCGTCCGCTTCTGCCTTGTCACTCTCCCCAATGCCAACCTTCCCTATGCTCGCCTCATCTTCGACTGCCTCCACTACCCGAATGTATACCATTACGCTGCCATGATTGCCGGTTATGCCTCTCAGTCCCACCATCATTCTGTTTTTTTGTTGTACCGACGTATGTTTTGTCAAGGAAGCCCTCAACCCAACCATTTTATCTACCCCCACATCTTGAAATCTAGTCCAGAGGTTTTTAAGTCTCACGGGACTGAATTGGTGCATACCCACATTATGAAATCGGGTTTTGGCCAATACCCTGTTGTGCAAACAGCTCTTGTTGATTCCTACTCGAGGTTCCGCTCCGATGTTGGCTCAGCAAGGcgggtgtttgatgaaatgtctGAGAAAAATGTCGTGACCTGGACGGCTATGATTTCTGGGTACACTAGAGTTGGGGACATTGGTGGTGCTCTGTTGTTGTTCGAGAAAATGCCAGAGAGAGATGTCCCTTCTTGGAATGCTGTTATTGCGGGGTGCACGCAGAATGGCCAGTTCTCGGAGGCAATTTCTCTGTTCAAAACAATGGTTCATATTGCACATGGGGAGAAACAGCGAGAAAATAGGCCGAATCAGGTTACTGCTGTATGTGTTCTTTCGGCTTGTAGTCACACTGGCATGCTGCAGCTTGGTAAATCTATGCACAACTATGTTTACAAAAATGCGCTTGGTCCAGATTCATATGTTTCCAATGCTTTAGTAGATATGTATGGGAAATGTGGGAGCTTGAAAGTGGCAAGAAGGGTTTTCGACAGGACCTCGCAAAAAAGCTTGACCTCTTGGAATTCCATGATAAACTCTTATGCTCTGCACGGTGATAGTGACAATGCAATTGGTGTGTTTGAGGACATGATACAGTGTGGGGCTGATGTAAGACCAGATGAGGTCACTTTTGTAGGCTTATTCAATGCTTGCACGCATGGAGGGTTGGTAGAGAAAGGTATTTCTTATTTTGATTTGATGACTCTGGGTTATGGGATTGAGCCTCAGATAGAACACTATGGATGCTTGATAGACCTTCTTGGTCGAGCAGGTCGATTTGAGGAAGCCATGGAAGCTGTGAGGGGAATGAAAATTGAACCCGATGAGGTCATATGGGGTTCTCTGCTTAATGGATGTAAGATTTATGGTCGCACAGATCTCGCAGAAATTGCAGTTAAAAGGTTGATTCAACTTGAACCAAATAATGGTGCGTATGGGACCATGTTGGCCAATATATATGGGCAGCTGGGGAAGTGGGATGATGTCCGAAATGTGAGAAAGATGCTGAGGGAGCGAAATGCTTATAAAACCCCAGGTTGCAGTTGGATTGAGGTTGATAATCAAGTTTACCAATTTTATTCAATTGACAAATCACATCCTAGAACGGAAGAGATCTACCAAATCCTAGACATTCTCCTCTGA